A part of Propioniciclava coleopterorum genomic DNA contains:
- the ftsZ gene encoding cell division protein FtsZ has translation MASASQNYLAIIKVVGVGGGGVNAVNRMIEAGLRGVEFIAVNTDAQALLMSDADVKLDIGRDLTRGLGAGADPDKGRQAAEDHAEEIEEVLKGADMVFVTAGEGGGTGTGGAPVVARIARSLGALTIGVVTRPFSFEGKRRSTQAENGIAALREEVDTLIVIPNDKLLEMTDHHVAILEAFKQADQVLMQGVSGITDLITTPGLINLDFADVKAVMSNAGSALMGIGSARGEDRARAAAEMAVSSPLLEASIDGAHGILLAIAGGSDLGLFEVSAAANLIESAAHEDANIIFGTVIDDALGDEVRVTVIAAGFDGGSPPRRQPGVTRQPDLARQRPPQPAPSTPSPATPGLQQQAPSQPRPASPAPDPWQQPAPASRPAPQPSPDDDDELDVPDFLK, from the coding sequence GTGGCGAGTGCATCCCAGAACTACCTGGCGATCATCAAGGTGGTCGGCGTCGGTGGCGGCGGCGTCAACGCCGTGAACCGGATGATCGAGGCCGGCCTGCGCGGCGTGGAGTTCATCGCGGTGAACACCGACGCCCAGGCGCTCCTCATGAGCGACGCCGACGTCAAGCTCGACATCGGGCGCGACCTGACGCGCGGGCTCGGCGCCGGCGCCGACCCCGACAAGGGTCGCCAGGCCGCCGAGGATCACGCGGAGGAGATCGAGGAGGTCCTGAAGGGGGCCGACATGGTCTTCGTCACCGCGGGCGAGGGCGGCGGCACCGGCACCGGCGGCGCGCCCGTCGTGGCCCGCATCGCGCGCTCGCTGGGCGCGCTGACCATCGGCGTCGTGACGCGGCCGTTCTCCTTCGAGGGCAAGCGCCGCTCCACCCAGGCCGAGAACGGCATCGCCGCGCTGCGCGAAGAGGTCGACACCCTCATCGTCATCCCCAACGACAAGCTGCTGGAGATGACCGACCACCACGTCGCGATCCTCGAGGCCTTCAAGCAGGCCGATCAGGTGCTGATGCAGGGCGTCTCGGGCATCACCGACCTCATCACCACGCCGGGTCTGATCAACCTCGACTTCGCGGACGTGAAGGCCGTCATGAGCAACGCCGGCTCCGCGCTGATGGGCATCGGCTCGGCCCGCGGCGAGGACCGCGCCCGCGCCGCCGCCGAGATGGCGGTGTCCAGCCCGCTGCTGGAGGCGTCCATCGACGGCGCCCACGGCATCCTGCTGGCGATCGCCGGCGGCTCCGACCTGGGCCTGTTCGAGGTGTCCGCCGCCGCCAACCTCATCGAGTCGGCCGCCCACGAGGACGCCAACATCATCTTCGGAACGGTCATCGACGACGCCCTGGGCGACGAGGTGCGCGTGACGGTGATCGCCGCCGGCTTCGACGGCGGCAGCCCGCCGCGGCGGCAGCCCGGCGTGACGCGGCAGCCCGACCTGGCCCGCCAGCGCCCGCCGCAGCCCGCGCCCTCGACCCCGTCGCCGGCGACGCCCGGGCTCCAGCAGCAGGCGCCCAGCCAGCCCCGGCCCGCGTCGCCCGCGCCGGACCCCTGGCAGCAGCCCGCTCCGGCCTCGCGCCCGGCTCCGCAGCCGTCGCCCGATGACGACGACGAACTCGACGTGCCGGACTTCCTGAAGTAG
- the ftsW gene encoding putative lipid II flippase FtsW produces MAILTPSRTTRPASAAPGRKDRAERGLRASASHWLAHPLADVFLVTVPTLILIGLGTLMVWSASTPYGQRQFDNPYYFVLRHGMFLLLALIAGAVTARIRVQAYAGVLSWVILSGTVIALALTFTPLGYGVGGNKNWLNFGGSNTMLRLQPAEFAKLAIVVWGAAVLSTKRKLLGSVKHVLMPFVVFSMGLIGLVVLQKDLGTAIILALLMLGMLWCAGAPLRVISLLVALFGAGTAALVYLEPNRMARILGFLDPTADPTGINHQPIRALYGLATGGWLGVGLGAGRQKWGALSEAHTDYILAVIGEELGLLGTLIVFALFVALAWGGFRIAVRSSSFFGRLAASGITLWLTLQALINILVVLQWAPVLGVPLPFVSYGGSAMLANVMAIGVLVACARDEPGAIAWRRKRAKRKAPSRRFSTVLPGRRPS; encoded by the coding sequence GTGGCGATCCTGACCCCGAGTCGCACCACCCGTCCGGCGAGCGCGGCGCCCGGTCGGAAGGACCGCGCCGAGCGGGGCCTGCGGGCCTCGGCGTCGCACTGGCTGGCGCATCCGCTGGCGGACGTGTTCCTGGTGACCGTGCCGACGCTGATCCTGATCGGGCTGGGCACGCTGATGGTCTGGTCGGCGTCGACGCCGTACGGCCAGCGCCAGTTCGACAACCCCTACTACTTCGTCTTGCGGCACGGGATGTTCCTGCTGCTGGCGCTCATCGCCGGGGCCGTGACCGCCCGCATCCGGGTGCAGGCCTACGCCGGCGTGCTGTCGTGGGTCATCCTGTCCGGGACCGTCATCGCGCTCGCGCTCACCTTCACCCCGCTGGGGTACGGCGTGGGCGGCAACAAGAACTGGCTCAACTTCGGCGGCTCCAACACCATGCTGCGGCTGCAACCCGCGGAGTTCGCCAAGCTCGCCATCGTCGTGTGGGGCGCCGCCGTCCTGTCGACCAAGCGCAAGCTGCTGGGCAGCGTCAAGCACGTGCTCATGCCGTTCGTCGTCTTCTCGATGGGCCTGATCGGCCTGGTGGTGCTGCAGAAGGACCTCGGCACCGCGATCATCCTCGCGCTGCTCATGCTCGGCATGCTGTGGTGCGCCGGGGCCCCGCTGCGCGTGATCAGCCTGCTGGTCGCGTTGTTCGGCGCCGGAACCGCCGCGCTGGTTTATCTCGAGCCGAACCGCATGGCGCGCATCCTGGGGTTCCTGGACCCCACCGCCGATCCCACCGGCATCAACCACCAGCCCATCCGGGCGCTCTACGGGCTCGCCACCGGCGGCTGGCTCGGCGTCGGGCTGGGCGCGGGCCGGCAGAAGTGGGGCGCGCTGTCGGAGGCGCACACCGACTACATCCTCGCCGTCATCGGCGAGGAGCTCGGCCTGCTCGGCACGCTCATCGTCTTCGCGCTGTTCGTGGCGCTCGCCTGGGGCGGCTTCCGCATCGCCGTGCGCAGCTCGTCGTTCTTCGGACGCCTCGCGGCGTCCGGCATCACCCTGTGGCTCACCCTGCAGGCGCTGATCAACATCCTCGTGGTGCTCCAGTGGGCGCCGGTGCTGGGCGTCCCGCTACCCTTCGTGTCGTACGGCGGGTCGGCGATGCTGGCCAACGTGATGGCCATCGGGGTGCTGGTGGCCTGCGCCCGGGACGAGCCCGGAGCCATCGCCTGGCGGCGCAAGCGGGCCAAGCGGAAGGCGCCGAGCCGCCGCTTCTCGACGGTCCTGCCGGGCCGTCGCCCATCCTGA
- the mraY gene encoding phospho-N-acetylmuramoyl-pentapeptide-transferase, with the protein MRMILLAGALGLIGTLVGTRLAIHVLVLKGYGQYVRDDGPKEHLKKAGTPTMGGIAIIISVLLAYALAHLITWTPPTASGLLLLGLFTSLGFVGFLDDWIKISRARSLGLNSRAKLILQTLFAVLFAIGCFLFPNSRGVTPASQYVSFLRDIQWLHLPVAIAVLWIVFIIAALSNGVNLSDGLDGLATGLTTMVFAAYAVVNLWQSSQSCASLSTAGPQCYEVRDPVDLAAVSLALAGACFGFLWWNASPAKIFMGDSGSLALGGAVAGLAILTRTELLVVVLGGMFVLITLSVVLQVGYFKLSGGKRLFKMAPLHHHFEMVGWAEQTVVVRFWIICGIFIAAGMGLFYAEWVVAQ; encoded by the coding sequence GTGAGGATGATTCTGCTGGCCGGCGCGCTCGGCCTGATCGGGACCCTGGTGGGGACGCGCCTGGCCATTCACGTGCTCGTGCTGAAGGGGTACGGGCAGTACGTGCGCGACGACGGCCCCAAGGAGCACCTCAAGAAGGCCGGGACCCCGACGATGGGCGGCATCGCCATCATCATCTCGGTGCTGCTGGCCTACGCCCTGGCCCACCTGATCACCTGGACGCCGCCCACGGCGTCCGGGTTGCTGCTGCTCGGGTTGTTCACCAGCCTGGGCTTCGTCGGCTTCCTCGACGACTGGATCAAGATCTCCCGCGCCCGCAGCCTGGGCCTGAACAGCCGCGCCAAGCTGATCCTGCAGACGCTGTTCGCCGTGCTGTTCGCGATCGGGTGCTTCCTGTTCCCGAACTCCCGCGGCGTGACGCCCGCGAGCCAGTACGTCTCGTTCCTGCGCGACATCCAGTGGCTGCACCTGCCGGTCGCGATCGCCGTGCTGTGGATCGTCTTCATCATCGCCGCGCTGTCCAACGGCGTGAACCTCTCCGACGGACTCGACGGGCTGGCGACCGGCCTGACCACGATGGTCTTCGCCGCGTACGCGGTGGTGAACCTGTGGCAGAGCAGCCAGAGCTGCGCCTCGCTGTCGACCGCCGGGCCGCAGTGCTACGAGGTGCGCGACCCCGTCGACCTGGCCGCGGTGTCGCTGGCGCTGGCGGGCGCCTGCTTCGGCTTCCTGTGGTGGAACGCGTCCCCGGCCAAGATCTTCATGGGCGACTCCGGGTCGCTCGCCCTGGGCGGCGCCGTCGCCGGCCTGGCGATCCTGACGCGCACCGAGCTCCTGGTCGTCGTGCTGGGCGGCATGTTCGTCCTCATCACGCTGTCGGTCGTCCTTCAGGTCGGCTACTTCAAGCTCAGCGGCGGCAAACGGCTGTTCAAGATGGCGCCGCTGCACCACCACTTCGAAATGGTGGGGTGGGCCGAGCAGACGGTCGTCGTCCGGTTCTGGATCATCTGCGGCATCTTCATCGCCGCCGGCATGGGGTTGTTCTACGCGGAATGGGTGGTGGCGCAGTGA
- the murG gene encoding undecaprenyldiphospho-muramoylpentapeptide beta-N-acetylglucosaminyltransferase translates to MVSIVLAGGGTAGHTSPLIATAERLREQEPDVRLTVVGTPKGIESRVIPAAGLDLWMIPPVPLPRRPTPALLRVPGRLMGAVRQSIAILDEVGADAVVGFGGYVSLPVYLAALARRVPVVIHEQNAVPGLANKIATRFASVVAVSFPDTPLKGARYVGLPLRAAISRLDADAARAQARADLGFEGERPLLLVSGGSQGAVAINDATLAARDELLAAGVDVLHVLGPRNLTGDHVVVTDPDTGASYRPVGYVDAMEQAYAAADLMVGRSGAGTVMETATVGLPVVFVPLPHGNGEQARNATFLVEGGAGVVVPNAEFDGPRLVHEVLPLLNDPERLAAVRGRLAGLVPKDAAADLAAMVLDVARGK, encoded by the coding sequence ATGGTCTCGATCGTCCTCGCCGGCGGAGGCACCGCCGGCCACACGTCGCCCCTGATCGCGACGGCCGAACGGCTGCGCGAGCAGGAGCCCGACGTCCGCCTCACGGTGGTGGGGACGCCCAAGGGCATCGAGTCGCGCGTGATCCCGGCCGCCGGCCTCGACCTGTGGATGATCCCGCCCGTGCCGCTGCCGCGCCGGCCCACCCCCGCGCTGCTGCGCGTCCCGGGCCGGCTGATGGGGGCGGTGCGCCAGTCCATCGCCATCCTCGACGAGGTCGGCGCGGACGCCGTGGTGGGCTTCGGCGGCTACGTGTCGCTGCCCGTGTACCTCGCCGCCCTCGCGCGGCGCGTCCCGGTCGTCATCCACGAGCAGAACGCCGTGCCCGGGCTGGCGAACAAGATCGCGACCCGGTTCGCCTCGGTCGTCGCCGTGTCGTTCCCCGACACCCCGCTCAAGGGCGCCCGCTACGTCGGCCTGCCGCTGCGCGCGGCCATCTCCCGGCTGGACGCGGACGCGGCCCGGGCGCAGGCGCGCGCCGACCTCGGCTTCGAGGGCGAGCGGCCGCTGCTGCTGGTCTCCGGCGGCTCGCAGGGCGCGGTCGCCATCAACGACGCCACCCTGGCCGCCCGCGACGAACTGCTGGCCGCGGGCGTCGACGTCCTCCACGTGCTGGGGCCCCGGAACCTCACCGGCGACCACGTCGTCGTCACGGACCCCGACACGGGCGCGTCCTACCGGCCCGTCGGCTACGTGGACGCGATGGAGCAGGCCTACGCGGCCGCCGACCTGATGGTGGGCCGCTCCGGCGCCGGCACCGTGATGGAGACCGCCACCGTCGGGCTGCCCGTGGTGTTCGTGCCCCTGCCGCACGGCAACGGCGAGCAGGCGCGCAACGCGACCTTCCTCGTCGAGGGCGGCGCCGGGGTCGTGGTGCCCAACGCCGAGTTCGACGGCCCGCGCCTCGTCCACGAGGTGCTGCCGCTCCTCAACGACCCCGAGCGGCTCGCCGCCGTCCGGGGGCGGCTGGCGGGGCTGGTGCCCAAGGACGCGGCCGCCGACCTGGCGGCCATGGTCCTCGACGTGGCCCGGGGGAAGTGA
- the murC gene encoding UDP-N-acetylmuramate--L-alanine ligase codes for MPLITPVALEPLDALGPVHFIALGGAGMSGIAAAYADSGLTVSGSDRDDSAALRRLADRGVTTYVGHDPAQLGDARTVVVSSAIKPDNVELAEARRRGLRVWHRSAALAALMLGRRGVAVAGTHGKTTTTGMIATMLIGTDADPGYVIGSPLATTGESAALGGGPAFVVEADESDGSFLQYPAEIVVVTNIEADHLDNWGTREAYEDGFVRLGTAPGVRTVIMNADDPRCLAVADRVRAAGKDVVLVGESEGADVRLTAVRLGPGVTEAQLTADGDAGLLRLAVPGRFNLANAAAAYAAGRALGLPGADLREALSAFTGTHRRFEFRGVCGGVRVYDDYAHHPTEVAAILAAARSSVPEGGRLVACFQPHLFSRTRDFADEFAEALKPADLVVLAGIYPAREDAADFPGVTSTGLGELAAGHGVATRVVEDLAEVPDVLAALVEPGDLVLTIGAGSVTTVGPALLARLGRGA; via the coding sequence ATGCCACTCATCACGCCCGTCGCCCTCGAACCCCTGGACGCGCTGGGCCCGGTCCACTTCATCGCCCTCGGCGGCGCCGGCATGAGTGGGATCGCCGCCGCCTACGCCGACAGCGGCCTGACCGTCTCGGGCAGCGACCGCGACGACTCCGCGGCCCTGCGGCGGCTCGCCGACCGCGGCGTCACCACCTACGTGGGCCACGACCCCGCCCAGCTGGGCGACGCGCGGACGGTGGTCGTCTCCTCCGCGATCAAGCCCGACAACGTGGAACTCGCGGAGGCCCGGCGTCGCGGCCTGCGGGTGTGGCACCGGTCGGCCGCGCTGGCGGCCCTGATGCTCGGCCGGCGCGGCGTCGCCGTGGCCGGCACGCACGGCAAGACGACCACCACCGGCATGATCGCCACGATGCTGATCGGCACCGACGCCGACCCCGGCTACGTCATCGGTTCGCCGCTGGCCACCACGGGGGAGAGCGCCGCGCTGGGGGGCGGGCCGGCGTTCGTGGTCGAGGCCGACGAGTCGGACGGCTCGTTCCTGCAGTACCCCGCCGAGATCGTGGTGGTCACCAACATCGAGGCCGACCACCTCGACAACTGGGGGACCCGCGAGGCCTACGAGGACGGCTTCGTCCGGCTGGGCACGGCCCCGGGGGTCCGCACCGTCATCATGAACGCCGACGACCCGCGCTGCCTCGCGGTGGCCGACCGCGTCCGCGCCGCCGGCAAGGACGTCGTCCTGGTCGGCGAGTCCGAGGGCGCGGACGTGCGGCTGACGGCCGTCCGGCTCGGCCCGGGCGTCACCGAGGCGCAGCTCACCGCCGACGGCGACGCGGGGCTGCTGCGGCTGGCGGTGCCGGGCCGGTTCAACCTGGCGAACGCGGCGGCCGCGTACGCGGCCGGGCGCGCGCTGGGGCTGCCCGGCGCCGACCTGCGGGAGGCGCTGTCCGCCTTCACGGGCACGCACCGCCGCTTCGAGTTCCGCGGCGTGTGCGGGGGCGTGCGCGTCTACGACGACTACGCCCATCACCCCACCGAGGTCGCCGCGATCCTCGCCGCCGCCCGCTCGTCGGTGCCCGAGGGCGGCCGGCTGGTCGCGTGCTTCCAGCCGCACCTGTTCAGCCGGACCCGCGACTTCGCCGACGAGTTCGCCGAGGCGCTCAAGCCCGCCGACCTGGTCGTGCTCGCCGGCATCTACCCGGCTCGGGAGGACGCCGCGGACTTCCCCGGCGTGACCTCGACCGGACTGGGCGAACTGGCCGCCGGGCACGGGGTGGCCACGCGGGTGGTCGAGGACCTGGCCGAGGTCCCCGACGTGCTCGCGGCGCTCGTCGAGCCGGGCGACCTCGTCCTGACCATCGGCGCCGGCAGCGTGACGACGGTCGGCCCCGCCCTGCTCGCGCGCCTCGGGAGGGGTGCGTGA
- a CDS encoding glutamate ligase domain-containing protein translates to MELVERADGLAILNDAYNANPDSMHAALDTLAGLRREGGRLLAGLGDMLELGEGAEEQHRLVGEHAARLGIEVVAVGEFGPAMAAAATAAGAGASMLLTWLISPNASGGGRAPGHGAGQGVPRAGAGTGRRGARRHD, encoded by the coding sequence ATGGAACTCGTCGAGCGCGCGGACGGCCTGGCGATCCTCAACGACGCCTACAACGCCAACCCCGACTCGATGCACGCCGCGCTCGACACCCTGGCCGGCCTGCGCCGCGAGGGCGGGCGCCTGCTGGCCGGCCTGGGCGACATGCTCGAACTCGGCGAGGGCGCCGAGGAGCAGCACCGGCTGGTCGGGGAGCACGCGGCCCGCCTCGGGATCGAGGTCGTCGCGGTGGGCGAGTTCGGCCCCGCGATGGCCGCGGCGGCCACCGCGGCCGGGGCCGGGGCGAGTATGTTGCTGACGTGGCTGATCTCACCGAACGCCTCCGGGGGCGGCCGGGCACCGGGACACGGTGCTGGTCAAGGCGTCCCGCGGGCTGGCGCTGGAACGGGTCGCCGAGGCGCTCGCCGCCACGACTGA
- a CDS encoding cell division protein SepF, whose product MATLERRNPMADGLKKAAVWLGLMSDTPYPDDERDDELTEAVPARDGRDGRDSYEREERGAIERVEHTDASITPLEGRRPAAVPRTADLTRIVTVHPRTYNEARTIGEHFRDGIPVIMNLSDMEDADAKRLVDFAAGLIFGLRGAIERVTSKVFLLSPADVVVTAEDKERIAGGFFNQS is encoded by the coding sequence TTGGCGACCCTGGAACGGAGGAACCCCATGGCTGATGGTTTGAAGAAGGCTGCCGTGTGGCTTGGGCTGATGTCCGACACGCCCTACCCCGACGACGAGCGTGACGACGAGCTCACCGAGGCCGTTCCGGCGCGTGACGGTCGGGACGGCCGCGACAGCTACGAGCGCGAGGAGCGCGGCGCGATCGAGCGCGTCGAGCACACCGACGCCAGCATCACGCCCCTGGAGGGACGCCGCCCCGCCGCGGTGCCCCGCACGGCCGACCTCACGCGCATCGTCACGGTGCACCCGCGCACCTACAACGAGGCGCGCACGATCGGCGAGCATTTCCGGGACGGAATCCCGGTGATCATGAATCTGTCCGATATGGAGGACGCCGACGCGAAACGCCTCGTGGATTTCGCGGCCGGCCTGATCTTCGGCCTGCGCGGCGCGATCGAACGCGTGACCAGCAAGGTCTTCCTGCTGTCGCCCGCCGACGTCGTGGTGACCGCCGAGGACAAGGAACGCATCGCCGGAGGATTCTTCAACCAGAGCTAG
- a CDS encoding polyphenol oxidase family protein: MFWFRRDPDARLGVGVAFTSADLDLGDLRDRAARDADLTRLGAALGVPVGIVAQVHGNAVVRAAHPPSPGDVAPLDLTCERADALWTSEPGLAVAVRVADCVPVCLAAEDASVVAAVHAGRPGLLNGVLGRAVADLRAVTDAPLRAWIGPHVCASCYEVPAAMAREASAALGIAPATTSWGTPTLDLTAAAVRQLEAAGVATEFVGGCTREEPRLHSYRRDGADAGRLVGAIWIAER, encoded by the coding sequence TTGTTCTGGTTCCGCCGCGACCCCGACGCCCGCCTGGGCGTCGGGGTCGCGTTCACCTCCGCCGACCTGGACCTGGGCGACCTGCGCGATCGGGCGGCCCGCGACGCCGACCTGACGCGGCTGGGCGCTGCGCTCGGCGTCCCGGTCGGGATCGTGGCGCAGGTGCACGGCAACGCCGTGGTGCGCGCCGCCCACCCGCCGTCGCCCGGCGACGTCGCCCCGCTGGATCTGACGTGCGAACGGGCCGACGCGCTCTGGACGAGCGAGCCCGGGCTGGCCGTCGCGGTGCGCGTGGCCGACTGCGTGCCGGTGTGCCTGGCCGCCGAGGACGCCTCGGTCGTCGCGGCGGTGCACGCGGGGCGCCCGGGGCTGCTCAACGGCGTGCTCGGCCGGGCCGTCGCGGACCTGCGCGCGGTCACGGACGCGCCGCTGCGGGCCTGGATCGGCCCGCACGTGTGCGCGTCCTGCTACGAGGTGCCCGCCGCGATGGCGCGCGAGGCGTCCGCGGCGTTGGGGATCGCGCCCGCCACGACCTCGTGGGGGACGCCGACGCTCGACCTCACCGCGGCGGCGGTGCGCCAGCTCGAGGCCGCCGGGGTGGCCACGGAGTTCGTCGGCGGCTGCACCCGGGAGGAGCCGCGGCTGCACTCGTACCGCCGCGACGGCGCGGACGCGGGCCGGCTCGTCGGCGCGATCTGGATCGCGGAGCGCTGA
- the murD gene encoding UDP-N-acetylmuramoyl-L-alanine--D-glutamate ligase, with protein sequence MGGGAVTVKDWIAGADRLSPWAEATVVVAGFGASGFAAADGLMALGAGTIIVLDESDSPGHREKADLLRRLDVDVRLGAGSTAELPEGVDLVVTSPGWAPTAPLLAQAAARGVPVWGEVELAWRMMQPDRVVPWLGVTGTNGKTTTTLMLASILSADGLRTDAVGNVGRPIIEALLDDIDYDVLAVELSSFQLHWTDSLALHSAAVLNLHPDHLEWYADEPDPMAAYTADKAKIYSRVTHACVYNVAEPATEKMVEDAEVTEGARAIGFRLATPAPSMVGIVDDMLVDRAFVEQRRDSAMPLAQIEDVQPPAPHNLENALAAAALARSFGVKPQAVAEGLKALPVGEHRIQTVGEVGGVAYVDDSKATNPHAAASSMRAFDSIVWVAGGQAKGTSFDTLVQDYGDKLRGAVLLGVDRGVIADALARHAPQVPVVVLDSGDTGVMARAVAAAADLAEPGDTVLLAPGCASRDIWSGYDARGRDFAAAVAELEQRDA encoded by the coding sequence ATGGGTGGTGGCGCAGTGACCGTCAAGGACTGGATCGCCGGCGCCGACCGGCTCTCGCCCTGGGCCGAGGCGACGGTCGTCGTGGCGGGGTTCGGCGCCTCCGGGTTCGCCGCGGCCGACGGCCTCATGGCGCTCGGCGCCGGCACCATCATCGTCCTCGATGAGTCCGACAGCCCCGGTCACCGCGAGAAGGCCGACCTGCTGCGCCGCCTCGACGTCGACGTCCGGCTGGGCGCCGGCTCGACCGCGGAACTCCCCGAGGGCGTCGACCTGGTCGTCACGTCGCCGGGCTGGGCGCCGACCGCGCCGCTGCTCGCGCAGGCCGCCGCGCGCGGCGTCCCGGTCTGGGGCGAGGTCGAACTGGCCTGGCGCATGATGCAGCCCGACCGGGTCGTGCCCTGGCTGGGCGTGACGGGCACCAACGGCAAGACCACCACCACGCTGATGCTCGCCTCGATCCTGAGCGCGGACGGCCTGCGCACCGACGCCGTCGGCAACGTGGGGCGCCCGATCATCGAGGCACTGCTCGACGACATCGACTACGACGTGCTGGCCGTGGAGCTCTCGAGCTTCCAGCTGCACTGGACCGACTCGCTGGCGCTGCACTCCGCGGCGGTGCTCAACCTGCACCCCGACCACCTGGAGTGGTACGCCGACGAGCCGGACCCGATGGCGGCCTACACCGCCGACAAGGCCAAGATCTACTCCCGCGTCACCCACGCCTGCGTCTACAACGTCGCCGAGCCCGCCACCGAGAAGATGGTCGAGGACGCCGAGGTGACCGAGGGCGCCCGCGCCATCGGCTTCCGGCTCGCGACCCCCGCCCCGTCGATGGTCGGCATCGTCGACGACATGCTCGTGGACCGCGCCTTCGTCGAGCAGCGCCGGGACTCGGCCATGCCGCTGGCGCAGATCGAGGACGTCCAGCCGCCCGCCCCGCACAACCTGGAGAACGCCCTGGCCGCCGCCGCGTTGGCGCGCAGCTTCGGCGTGAAGCCGCAGGCGGTCGCCGAGGGGCTGAAGGCGCTGCCGGTCGGCGAGCACCGGATCCAGACGGTGGGCGAGGTCGGCGGCGTCGCCTACGTGGACGACTCCAAGGCGACCAACCCGCACGCGGCGGCGTCCTCGATGCGGGCGTTCGACTCGATCGTGTGGGTCGCCGGCGGGCAGGCCAAGGGCACGTCGTTCGACACCCTCGTGCAGGACTACGGCGACAAGCTCCGCGGTGCGGTGCTGCTGGGCGTCGACCGCGGGGTGATCGCGGACGCGCTGGCCCGACACGCGCCGCAGGTGCCCGTGGTCGTCCTCGACAGCGGCGACACTGGGGTGATGGCACGAGCCGTCGCAGCGGCGGCCGACCTGGCCGAGCCGGGGGACACCGTCCTCCTGGCGCCGGGGTGCGCGAGCCGCGACATCTGGTCCGGTTACGACGCCCGGGGCCGGGACTTCGCCGCTGCGGTGGCCGAACTGGAACAACGCGACGCGTGA
- a CDS encoding cell division protein FtsQ/DivIB, protein MTEPLVDVTGARKRRAQAKRLRTLKRVALAVGVLALIGALAWVVWGSPWLLARQVEVRGTSLLSVQQVTDAAQVPLDTPLAAVDTAGVEQRITTALPAAASARAGRSWPGTVVIDVTERTPALSIPLGREYLWVAGDGVIFHRTATPPEGVLLVNGSVTDEETITALAKVAAALPPAVRERAEGIIAASRDSVVINLTDGRRVVWGSSDDSELKARVVVPLLKVKAREYDVSAPTHPITR, encoded by the coding sequence GTGACCGAACCGCTCGTCGACGTGACCGGAGCGCGCAAGCGACGCGCGCAGGCGAAGCGACTCCGCACGCTGAAGCGCGTCGCGCTCGCGGTGGGGGTGCTGGCGCTGATCGGCGCGCTGGCCTGGGTCGTGTGGGGCTCCCCGTGGCTGCTCGCCCGCCAGGTCGAGGTGCGCGGCACGTCGCTGCTGAGCGTGCAGCAGGTCACCGACGCCGCGCAGGTGCCCTTGGACACGCCGCTCGCCGCGGTGGACACCGCCGGCGTCGAGCAGCGGATCACCACGGCGCTGCCCGCCGCGGCTTCGGCCAGGGCGGGGCGCTCCTGGCCCGGGACCGTCGTCATCGACGTCACCGAGCGGACGCCGGCGCTCAGCATCCCGCTGGGCCGGGAATACCTGTGGGTCGCCGGGGACGGCGTGATCTTCCACCGCACGGCGACCCCGCCCGAGGGCGTCCTGCTCGTGAACGGCAGCGTGACCGACGAGGAGACCATCACCGCGCTGGCGAAGGTCGCCGCGGCGCTCCCGCCGGCGGTGCGCGAGCGCGCCGAGGGCATCATCGCCGCCTCCCGCGACTCGGTCGTCATCAACCTGACCGACGGGCGCCGCGTCGTGTGGGGGAGTTCAGACGACAGCGAACTCAAGGCCCGCGTGGTCGTCCCGCTGCTCAAGGTGAAGGCCCGCGAGTACGACGTGTCGGCGCCGACGCACCCCATCACCCGCTGA